CTATGAATTGGATATCAATTTCAAAGTAATTAAGGACTTTTATTTTCAATCCGCTTGGAAAATAGGTTTTGCATATCTTGAGTATAAAGCTGATGAAATATGTTATGTTCTTTATCCAATCCCTTATAACAAAAATGATGTGCACATTAAAAAAATGTCAAAACCTCTTAGTAAGGAATTAAAGCAAAAAGGGTTAACATTTACAGCATATTATAAAGAAAATCCAATAAAACTTAAACCAGAAATTTATGCCTTAAAAATAATCCACAATAAATTAAAAAGACTTCTCGAAGCAAAATTATTACCAATAAAAAATATCACTCTTGCTCGTGAGTTTATATTTTCATTTGTCGATAGATTTAATATTCCTTTAGGATTAAAAGTAAAAGACGAATATAGTGTTGATGAAATAAAAAATGCTTTCCTATACTATCTCCCGATATGGATTGTTGAAGCCTTAAAAATCAAGAAGATTTTATTAGGTAATCAAGGTTTTATCGATCCCGACCTAATTCTTTCACAATTGCTGGATAGTCAAAGAAAAGAAATTAGTGGAAAGGTCGAAGAGAGATTATCGAAGAAGGATTATAATAAAGAAATTATCCCAGTAGGTAACAATAAATATTCATTTGGGTTATTGATTGATGTATTAGATTATTTAAAAACGATAGATTCTCACGAAATAAAAAGATTATATATACCAAAGAATTATGATCGGCTTAACGGAAAGTCATTCTTTACTTGGTCACTGCTGGCTCCAACAGATGTAAAGAAAAATATTGAGATATTCTATAATGAATTGCCCATCATATATGATAATATCATTGAAGAATATTTTTCAAACCTTAAATCACAGTTTCATTTTTTCAAAGATTTTGATCGATTAATTATTGTTATCGATGCCAAAGAGGAATATCAAGATTGGAATGATGCTCCCTCAATAGAAAAATATTATTTAAAAAACAAAGAACATACAGAAAGAACTATTGATGTTTATATGAAATCAGATAAAAGTATTCCTATCGACCGTCACGCAGAAATTAATAAAGATATACAGATTGATGGTAAAATTTATCGAATACATTCAATGAGTTGCAGGATATTGGATTTTGTTTATGATGATATGCCTATGATAGATTATAGTTATAAACTACTAAATGAAAGATTTGATGTTTATTTTAAAGAAAAAACAGTGTCTTGATCTTAAAGATTTTTCCTCTTCCCTGATAATTAATCCTCAAAAATCCCACTACTTGCGCCACACTCACTCATATCAGCGCGCCCCTCCGGCTCTATGACAGGGCGGCGCCGCAGAACAACCTAAGATAAATTTGAGTCGTATCGAATTTGTCCAAGTTCGCTGCTAACAGCAGCAATCTCGACTCCGAAAGAATTTATAACTGTGTAAAACAGATAATAACATAAAATTCATCCATGATCTCAAAAGAAACAATCACAGACATTGCCAGAAAGATAGCGAGCGTTTCAATCCTGAGAAGATAATACTTTTTGGCTCCTATGCATGGGGAAAACCAGACAGGGACAGCGACCTTGACCTTTTTGTTGTGATGGAATCGAAAGAAAGACCAATAAAAAGAGCTGCATCACTCAGGTGCATGTTGAAAGATAGGTATGTCCCTATGGATATTCTGGTTCGTACACCTGAGGAACTTAAACAAAGGCTGGACATCGGAGACCCGTTTATCATGAAAATATTGAGGGATGGGCAGGTGATATATGCGCGAGATAGTACACGGGGTTAAATCAAAGAGAACACAATCTTTTAAGTCATCAAATGGCATTAAAATATCTCAGGAAAATTTATGAAGTCTGTTAATTATACTGCAAAAATTTTATCCGACGGGCATCTATCAATACCCCAGGAGATCAGGCAAGAATTAGATCTATCAGTCAATACTCTGGTAAAAGTCACTTTGAAGATCGATACGCGTAGAGAAAAAGCAATAAAGGCATTTGGGGCATGGTCGGATAGAACTGATATAAAAAATGGAATTGAATATACAGAGAAGATACGATCGGAATGGGATGAGAGAAAAGAGGATTAATAATGAAAAAAAATCGGTATCTTGTTGATACAGATGTCATTATTAACTACTTGAAAGGTAAGGATGCTAAGAAGAAAATATTCTAAATATAACACAAAAATTCCTGATGCCTTGATTGCGGCAACAGCAGCTGTAAAAGGATTAATATTGGCAACAGCAAATGAAAAACATTTCAAGATATTTGCTGAAATCGAGATGGAATTTATACATGAAATTTGATCAATATACACCATTGCAGTTATTTTTAATGGTAATTGGGATAGTTATCAGATATTACTCTCAAAAGAAAATAGGAGGATAAAGAATATCTATACCATTGTATAATTAAAAAAGGACTCACAGTCTTGAATATCAATCAGGAGGGTTTATGAAAATATATTGTGCATCAGACTTGCATATAGGCTATGAGAATGCAAACTATCCAAAGATAGAAGAATTCTTTGATATTGTAAAAGAGGAGAAATCTAATGAACTTATCTTATGCGGCGATGTTTTTGATTTATGGCGCTGTCCTTTTGAGATTATTAAAAAAGAAAGAAAGAGCACTTATAAGGCATTACTATCTGTGTCAAAACAAGTCCCTACTACAATTATCTGGGGGAATCATGATTATAAGCTCTGGAAAAAGGTACATCTTCCAATAAGGGTAACTGATGATTTTGTATGGAACAACATTTTATTTTGTCATGGCTGGCGGTTCGATATGGAGCAACAGCTTGGTCGTTTTCTATATGGATGGCTTTTGAATGATAATCCTTATGTGTATCAAAGCATTTTCAGGAAGCCATCAGAAATAAAAAAGAATGAGATAAAATATACTGCACAAAGCAAAAAAGTTCATGAGCATGCAAAAAATCTGATCCAAAAACTAAAATTAAATTATGTTGTGATGGGCCACACTCATGACCCTGTGGAAGATGGCAGGTTATTTGATTGCGGGGATATGGTAGATAGTCTTTCATATATTGTAATCGATGATCAAAATGTATCACCGAGGCTTGAGAGAATGCAGCACTAGATAATTAATCCGAAAATACTCAAGCCCGAAGATACCTCTCAATCCTGTCCATTCCTTCCCTGATATTCTCAATACTATTAGCATAAGAAAACCGGATATACCCTTTTGCGCCATCCCCGAAATCGATCCCAGGTGTTACTGCCACCCCTGCTTCTTCAAGGATCCTGCGGCTTAAATCCAGAGAATCTTTACTGAATTCCTTTGCATTGGCAAGGACATAGTAAGCCCCCTCAGGTTCATAGTTTATCCCGAACCCGATCTCTTTTAGCCTCCTGATCATGAATTTGCGGCGCATGTTATATGTAGCCACCATTTCCCTGACATGATCATGTGGACCAGTTAGCGCTGCAACGCCTGCATGCTGGACAAAGCTGTTGGCGCAGATGAAAAAGTTTTGCTGGAGCTTCTGCAGAGGCCTGATATATTCCTGCGGCGCGATGATGTACCCGAGCCGCCATCCTGTCATTGCATACAGTTTGGAAAAACCGTTCAATACGAACGCATTGGAAGTATATTCAAGTATGGAATGGTCTTTTCCTTTGTAGATGATACCCTGGTATATTTCATCTGAAATAACAGGGATTTTCCCGGCGACCTCTGATATGCTCCTCAAATTTCCCGGTGACATCACATGGCCTGTGGGATTGCATGGGGAATTTATCAATATTGCTTTTGTTTTTGATGTTATTGCAGCGGCTACATCTTCAGGCTCCATCCTGAATCCGCAGGATTCCCGGGTGTGCACAAAGACAGGTTTCCCATCAAGATATTCCACAAAATTAGGATAACATGCATAATACGGGTTGGACATTATCACCTCATCTCCCCGTCCCAGGAGACTCATGAATACAAGAAGAAGAGCAGGACTGGTCCCTGAGGTTACGATTATTTGCTGGGGTCCCAGTTCCAGTTTGAACTTTTCATTGTAATAACTGGCTATCGCTTCCCGAAGTGTTAGAAGTCCCAGGCTGTGAGTATATTTTGTCTCGCCCGACCAGAGAGCCAAGGACGCAGCCTGGCATATATGCGGCGCGGTTGGAAAATCAGGCTCACCTATTTCAAGATTTATTATGTTTTTTCCAAGACTTTCAAGTTCCTGCGCCCTTTCGAGGACCTCCATTACATGAAACGGGGGGAGCTTTTTTACTTTATCTGAAATCATAAATAAAACCGTACATATATATGCAATCCAATTATGAAAGCTAATGTCCAGAGGATATACGCTGACCTCATAATTAATTTAAAATTATCCGGCCATCCGATGATTCCTGAATATACAAGATTTATGTATATCCACAATCCGATCAATACTATTCCTAGCGTGTGATGAAATAGTATCTCAAGATCGGATAATATGCCGTTTGTTACAAAACCCAGCATCGAAGGCAGCATAAAAAATAATATTGCTGCTATCTGAACAATGACTGCAATCCTGTTAATACTGCAATGCTTTCGTAAATCCTTCTTTCTCACAACAAATGAAGCATAAGAAAGGAGTATCATAAGCAATATCTGGACAGTGAGATTCATAGTTACAAGGGTTTTCACATCAAAGACCATTTTCCATCACCAGCAGAAGCTACTCTTCATAATAAACCATAGGATTTTTCTCAATCTCTGTCCTGAATTTAATATATTCATGGATAATTGTCTGGACGACAACAAATATTATCGGG
This region of Candidatus Methanoperedens sp. genomic DNA includes:
- a CDS encoding DUF4365 domain-containing protein: MFEEKIIKATPTKYPKTSTAEAEVIASFEHIICHKNVKPYLNKMDKIPNYDGYLEITEDDQTPIGEIGVQLKKLPDDELDAPKYQCQLGFLSYCENSLRPFFLIVVDTKNEIAYWILVNRDLLLALKPKSGAESVSVQIPKENFITKDKFDYLLKWKQIIQEYQTKLFGYDKLKKENEKIKESFSILLEKSESTLGLETQEFVEIHKFLDFLNYELDINFKVIKDFYFQSAWKIGFAYLEYKADEICYVLYPIPYNKNDVHIKKMSKPLSKELKQKGLTFTAYYKENPIKLKPEIYALKIIHNKLKRLLEAKLLPIKNITLAREFIFSFVDRFNIPLGLKVKDEYSVDEIKNAFLYYLPIWIVEALKIKKILLGNQGFIDPDLILSQLLDSQRKEISGKVEERLSKKDYNKEIIPVGNNKYSFGLLIDVLDYLKTIDSHEIKRLYIPKNYDRLNGKSFFTWSLLAPTDVKKNIEIFYNELPIIYDNIIEEYFSNLKSQFHFFKDFDRLIIVIDAKEEYQDWNDAPSIEKYYLKNKEHTERTIDVYMKSDKSIPIDRHAEINKDIQIDGKIYRIHSMSCRILDFVYDDMPMIDYSYKLLNERFDVYFKEKTVS
- a CDS encoding nucleotidyltransferase domain-containing protein — translated: MCKTDNNIKFIHDLKRNNHRHCQKDSERFNPEKIILFGSYAWGKPDRDSDLDLFVVMESKERPIKRAASLRCMLKDRYVPMDILVRTPEELKQRLDIGDPFIMKILRDGQVIYARDSTRG
- a CDS encoding type II toxin-antitoxin system VapC family toxin, whose translation is MLRRKYSKYNTKIPDALIAATAAVKGLILATANEKHFKIFAEIEMEFIHEI
- a CDS encoding pyridoxal phosphate-dependent aminotransferase, whose product is MISDKVKKLPPFHVMEVLERAQELESLGKNIINLEIGEPDFPTAPHICQAASLALWSGETKYTHSLGLLTLREAIASYYNEKFKLELGPQQIIVTSGTSPALLLVFMSLLGRGDEVIMSNPYYACYPNFVEYLDGKPVFVHTRESCGFRMEPEDVAAAITSKTKAILINSPCNPTGHVMSPGNLRSISEVAGKIPVISDEIYQGIIYKGKDHSILEYTSNAFVLNGFSKLYAMTGWRLGYIIAPQEYIRPLQKLQQNFFICANSFVQHAGVAALTGPHDHVREMVATYNMRRKFMIRRLKEIGFGINYEPEGAYYVLANAKEFSKDSLDLSRRILEEAGVAVTPGIDFGDGAKGYIRFSYANSIENIREGMDRIERYLRA